One Clavelina lepadiformis chromosome 1, kaClaLepa1.1, whole genome shotgun sequence genomic region harbors:
- the LOC143444339 gene encoding dolichyl-diphosphooligosaccharide--protein glycosyltransferase subunit TUSC3-like, which translates to MNAIKGSLILFIIGLFCHTASPKTKQEVLQEKVHQLMEWSNRRTVIQMGGSKFANYVKSKPRNYSVIVMFTALNPKRGCSVCQEASDEFTILANSYRFSPAYSNSLFFGVVDFDDGQDIFRTLGLNSAPAFIHFPAKGKRKAVDTYDIQRYGFHADNIAKWMAERTEIVVRIFRPPNYMGTVVLVLLFSLAGGLLYVRRNSLDFFYNKTFWGVLSIFIVLGMTSGQMWNHIRGPPYYHRNPQNGAIHYIHGSSQGQLVAETHLVMLINAAIVVGFALLSEVHNPEMEVSKRRVFAIGGLVMVVFFFSLLISVFRRKYQSYPYSLLIR; encoded by the exons ATGAATGCCATTAAAggaagtttgattttgtttattataggtttgttttgtcatacGGCAAGCCCAAAGACAAAGCAG GAGGTTCTTCAAGAAAAGGTGCATCAACTTATGGAATGGAGTAATCGAAGAACAGTCATTCAAATGGGCGGCAGCAAATTTGCTAATTATGTCAA aaGTAAACCAAGAAATTATTCTGTGATTGTCATGTTCACTGCTCTTAATCCCAAAAGAGGCTGCTCTGTATGCCAAGAAGCCAGTGAtgaatttacaattttagCCAATTCTTATCGCTTTTCCCCAGCATATAGCAATTCTCTGTTTTTCGGTGTTGTCGATTTCGATGATGGTCAAGATATATTTAGAACT CTTGGTCTTAATTCTGCCCCTGCTTTTATACACTTCCCAGCAAAAGGTAAGCGTAAGGCTGTTGACACCTATGACATTCAAAGATATGGTTTTCATGCCGACAACATTGCAAAATGGATGGCAGAACGAACAGAAATAGTT GTTCGCATATTCCGACCTCCAAATTATATGGGCACAGTAGTTTTGGTGCTGCTCTTTTCGCTGGCTGGTGGCTTGCTGTATGTCAGACGCAATAGTTTAGATTTCTTCTACAACAAAACCTTTTGGGGCGTTCTCTCAATT TTCATTGTGCTTGGAATGACATCGGGTCAAATGTGGAACCATATACGTGGGCCACCATATTATCACCGTAACCCGCAGAACGGTGCCATTCATTATATTCATGGAAGCAGTCAAGGCCAACTTGTAGCAGAAACCCACCTTGTTATGCTCATTAATGCTGCCATTGTGGTTGGGTTTGCTCTTCTTAGTGAGGTGCATAATCCTGAAATGGAAGTTTCAAAACGAAGAG ttttcgCCATTGGAGGTTTAGTCATGGTTGTATTCTTCTTCAGTCTATTGATATCAGTCTTTCGAAGAAAATACCAAAGTTATCCATACAGTTTGCTGATACGTTGA
- the LOC143470692 gene encoding translation machinery-associated protein 16-like — protein MPKAPKQKSKSLIHPNSRKALQLARSTHKHHKKLDKIKEKASKLDGVVKKLLWFQENMDDQITYYDRPILEDLVERYLQRFTDELEQISIIQNVGCRNSTQHHARERAITIAQEHEAMLFNSAGIEIPDLLNAEFVRKFKTWNGEAKSLPKLKLIKFAKAKSNTIVNTSRS, from the exons ATG CCAAAAGCACCTAAACAAAAGTCAAAGTCGTTGATCCATCCAAACAGTCGCAAAGCTTTGCAATTAGCGAGATCAACTCACAAGCATCATAAGAAATTGGACAAAATCAAGGAAAAAGCATCAAAACTTGATGGGGTGGTGAAAAAGCTGTTATGGTTTCAAGAAAATATGGATGACCAAATTACCTACTATGACAGACCAATTTTAGAAGACTTGGTAGAAAG GTACCTTCAGCGTTTCACAGATGAATTGGAACAAATCAGTATTATCCAAAATGTGGGATGTAGAAATTCCACACAACATCATGCCAGGGAGCGTGCAATAACCATAGCACAGGAACATGAGGCCATGCTGTTCAACTCTGCTGGGATTGAGATACCTGATTTACTAAATGCGGAGTTTGTTCG aaaattcaaaacttgGAATGGTGAAGCCAAATCTCTGCCCAAGTtgaaattgataaaatttgcCAAAGCGAAAAGTAATACCATTGTTAATACATCAAGATCCTGA